The Pygocentrus nattereri isolate fPygNat1 chromosome 2, fPygNat1.pri, whole genome shotgun sequence genome has a window encoding:
- the LOC108413998 gene encoding E3 ubiquitin-protein ligase TRIM39-like isoform X1, translated as MHVMAFSSNLLSEDQLQCSICLDVFTDPVSTPCGHNFCRVCLKECWDSSSRCKCPVCMEEFSKRPELRVNTFISGLAAQFKKSVQVKSSRAPEKHSPKPTKVLCNYCTDEQLEAVKSCLDCGVSYCETHLMPHKTIAKLKKHKLVDPVENLEDYICQKHERPLELFCRDDQTSVCQFCTEGDHKTHSTVPIREEGRRKRTQLQRTQAAVHQMIQNRRRKIEEIKRSVELHKKSSEKEKADSVEVFRALLRCIERSQTELLEVMEEKQKAAERQAEEFIKELEQEITELKRRDTELEQLSHTEDHLHLLQVYPSLCSPPPTKNWTEVRINSHLRVETLRKTMSQLQHALNKEMEMFPEIKLKRIQEYAVDVTLDPVSAHPKLILSDDGKQVTCGDIKQNLPDTPERFDHCVDVLGKEGFSSGRFYYEVQVSGKTKWDLGVTTESSTRKGEITLSPKNGYWTLFLRNQTEYKALGTPSVPLYLKQALQKVGVFVDYDEGLVSFFDVEARSHIYSFTGQSFFEKLYPFFSPCTNYDGKNSAPLIIMPVKHSNRGSFTLIHPLC; from the exons ATGCACG TCATGGCTTTCTCCAGCAATCTCCTGTCTGAAGATCAGCTCCAGTGCTCCATCTGTCTGGATGTGTTCACTGATCCAGTCTCTACACCATGTGGACACAACTTCTGCAGGGTCTGTCTCAAAGAGTGCTGGGACAGCAGTTCACGATGCAAGTGTCCAGTTTGTATGGAGGAATTCTCCAAAAGGCCTGAGCTGCGTGTGAACACTTTCATCTCTGGACTGGCTGCTCAGTTCAAGAAGTCAGTTCAGGTCAAATCCAGCAGAGCTCCAGAGAAACATTCCCCCAAACCTACAAAGGTTCTGTGTAACTACTGCACAGATGAACAGCTGGAGGCTGTAAAGTCCTGTCTGGACTGTGGAGTCTCTTACTGTGAGACTCATCTGATGCCTCATAAAACCATAGCTAAACTCAAGAAGCACAAACTGGTGGATCCTGTGGAAAACCTGGAGGACTACATTTGCCAGAAACATGAGAGACCCCTGGAGCTGTTCTGTAGAGATGACCAGACGAGTGtgtgtcagttctgcactgaagGAGACCACAAGACTCACAGCACTGTTCCTATAAGGGAGGAGGGTAGAAGGAAAAGG ACCCAGCTGCAGAGGACACAGGCAGCAGTTCATCAGATGATCCAGAACCGACGGAGAAAGATTGAGGAAATAAAACGTTCAGTAGAACTCCATAAA AAAAgctcagagaaggagaaagcagaCAGTGTGGAGGTCTTCAGAGCTCTGCTGCGctgcattgagagaagccagacGGAGCTGCTTGAGGTGatggaggagaagcagaaagcaGCAGAGAGGCAGGCTGAAGAGTTCATTAAAGAGCTGGAGCAGGAGATCActgagctaaagaggagagacactgagctggagcagctctCCCACACTGAggaccacctccacctcctacAG GTTTACCCGTCCCTCTGCAGCCCTCCACCCACCAAGAACTGGACTGAGGTCAGGATTAACTCTCATCTGAGGGTGGAGACTCTGAGGAAAACTATGTCTCAGCTTCAGCACGCACTTAATAAGGAGATGGAGATGTTTCCTGAAATCA AACTGAAGAGAATTCAAGAATATGCAG tggaCGTGACTCTGGATCCTGTTTCAGCTCATCCTAAACTGATCCTGTCTGATGACGGGAAACAGGTCACATGTGGAGACATAAAGCAGAACCTCCCCGACACCCCAGAGAGGTTTGATCATTGTGTCGATGTGCTGGGAAAGGAGGGGTTCTCCTCAGGGAGATTTTACTATGAGGTTCAGGTCAGCGGGAAGACTAAGTGGGATTTAGGagtgaccacagagtccagtaCCCGGAAGGGGGAGATTACTCTGAGTCCTAAGAATGGATACTGGACTCTGTTTCTGAGGAATCAGACTGAATACAAAGCTCTGGGCACTCCTTCTGTTCCTCTCTACCTGAAACAGGCTCTCCAGAAGGTGGGGGTGTTTGTGGATTATGATGAGGGTCTGGTCTCCTTCTTTGATGTTGAGGCCAGGTCTCATATCTACTCTTTCACTGGTCAgtctttctttgaaaaactctaTCCGTTCTTCAGCCCCTGCACAAATTATGATGGTAAAAACTCAGCACCGCTGATCATCATGCCTGTCAAACATAGTAACCGAGGTTCTTTTACCCTCATACATCCTCTTTGTTAG
- the LOC119262379 gene encoding uncharacterized protein LOC119262379, whose translation MAVFFSRCLQELPKMTFIGYVRRPVKPPLASWRRALNCMPRHTYTTTKIGLSDSSPVVLTHTCCSCVAGTALCNHIVALLFQTAHFSQLSVPVVPPVHSCTETEQRWHKPRTIGVKPGPINNMVITKPVPNRTSQGGVRSGLYRGMVGPLPDPCMFRVTEAYEKFSLEDKPLVTTMGMAPHKPAVQCAFGMVQEGSVLSYQQPVLPS comes from the exons ATGGCGGTATTTTTCAGTCGGTGTCTGCAGGAGCTTCCAAAAATGACGTTCATCGGATATGTAAGGAGACCAGTAAAGCCCCCTCTAGCAAGTTGGAGAAGGGCTTTAAATTGTATGCCTCGTCATACATACACAACTACGAAG ATTGGACTTTCTGATTCATCTCCTGTTGTGCTGACACACACATGCTGTTCATGTGTCGCAGGCACTGCCCTATGCAACCATATAGTGGCTTTGCTTTTTCAAACTGCACATTTTTCTCAGCTCAGTGTGCCAGTCGTTCCCCCTGTGCACAGCTGTACTGAAACTGAACAGCGCTGGCACAAACCTCGGACAATC GGTGTAAAGCCAGGACCAATCAACAACATGGTGATCACAAAACCTGTGCCAAATCGAACATCTCAAGGTGGAGTTAG GAGTGGACTCTACAGGGGCATGGTGGGCCCTTTACCGGATCCATGCATGTTTAGAGTGACAGAGGCCTATGAAAAATTCAGCCTTGAAGACAAACCACTGGTGACCACTATGGGCATGGCACCCCACAAGCCAGCTGTGCAGTGTGCATTTGGTATGGTGCAGGAAGGCAGTGTTCTGTCATATCAGCAGCCTGTTTTACCATCATGA
- the LOC108413998 gene encoding E3 ubiquitin-protein ligase TRIM39-like isoform X2, translating to MAFSSNLLSEDQLQCSICLDVFTDPVSTPCGHNFCRVCLKECWDSSSRCKCPVCMEEFSKRPELRVNTFISGLAAQFKKSVQVKSSRAPEKHSPKPTKVLCNYCTDEQLEAVKSCLDCGVSYCETHLMPHKTIAKLKKHKLVDPVENLEDYICQKHERPLELFCRDDQTSVCQFCTEGDHKTHSTVPIREEGRRKRTQLQRTQAAVHQMIQNRRRKIEEIKRSVELHKKSSEKEKADSVEVFRALLRCIERSQTELLEVMEEKQKAAERQAEEFIKELEQEITELKRRDTELEQLSHTEDHLHLLQVYPSLCSPPPTKNWTEVRINSHLRVETLRKTMSQLQHALNKEMEMFPEIKLKRIQEYAVDVTLDPVSAHPKLILSDDGKQVTCGDIKQNLPDTPERFDHCVDVLGKEGFSSGRFYYEVQVSGKTKWDLGVTTESSTRKGEITLSPKNGYWTLFLRNQTEYKALGTPSVPLYLKQALQKVGVFVDYDEGLVSFFDVEARSHIYSFTGQSFFEKLYPFFSPCTNYDGKNSAPLIIMPVKHSNRGSFTLIHPLC from the exons ATGGCTTTCTCCAGCAATCTCCTGTCTGAAGATCAGCTCCAGTGCTCCATCTGTCTGGATGTGTTCACTGATCCAGTCTCTACACCATGTGGACACAACTTCTGCAGGGTCTGTCTCAAAGAGTGCTGGGACAGCAGTTCACGATGCAAGTGTCCAGTTTGTATGGAGGAATTCTCCAAAAGGCCTGAGCTGCGTGTGAACACTTTCATCTCTGGACTGGCTGCTCAGTTCAAGAAGTCAGTTCAGGTCAAATCCAGCAGAGCTCCAGAGAAACATTCCCCCAAACCTACAAAGGTTCTGTGTAACTACTGCACAGATGAACAGCTGGAGGCTGTAAAGTCCTGTCTGGACTGTGGAGTCTCTTACTGTGAGACTCATCTGATGCCTCATAAAACCATAGCTAAACTCAAGAAGCACAAACTGGTGGATCCTGTGGAAAACCTGGAGGACTACATTTGCCAGAAACATGAGAGACCCCTGGAGCTGTTCTGTAGAGATGACCAGACGAGTGtgtgtcagttctgcactgaagGAGACCACAAGACTCACAGCACTGTTCCTATAAGGGAGGAGGGTAGAAGGAAAAGG ACCCAGCTGCAGAGGACACAGGCAGCAGTTCATCAGATGATCCAGAACCGACGGAGAAAGATTGAGGAAATAAAACGTTCAGTAGAACTCCATAAA AAAAgctcagagaaggagaaagcagaCAGTGTGGAGGTCTTCAGAGCTCTGCTGCGctgcattgagagaagccagacGGAGCTGCTTGAGGTGatggaggagaagcagaaagcaGCAGAGAGGCAGGCTGAAGAGTTCATTAAAGAGCTGGAGCAGGAGATCActgagctaaagaggagagacactgagctggagcagctctCCCACACTGAggaccacctccacctcctacAG GTTTACCCGTCCCTCTGCAGCCCTCCACCCACCAAGAACTGGACTGAGGTCAGGATTAACTCTCATCTGAGGGTGGAGACTCTGAGGAAAACTATGTCTCAGCTTCAGCACGCACTTAATAAGGAGATGGAGATGTTTCCTGAAATCA AACTGAAGAGAATTCAAGAATATGCAG tggaCGTGACTCTGGATCCTGTTTCAGCTCATCCTAAACTGATCCTGTCTGATGACGGGAAACAGGTCACATGTGGAGACATAAAGCAGAACCTCCCCGACACCCCAGAGAGGTTTGATCATTGTGTCGATGTGCTGGGAAAGGAGGGGTTCTCCTCAGGGAGATTTTACTATGAGGTTCAGGTCAGCGGGAAGACTAAGTGGGATTTAGGagtgaccacagagtccagtaCCCGGAAGGGGGAGATTACTCTGAGTCCTAAGAATGGATACTGGACTCTGTTTCTGAGGAATCAGACTGAATACAAAGCTCTGGGCACTCCTTCTGTTCCTCTCTACCTGAAACAGGCTCTCCAGAAGGTGGGGGTGTTTGTGGATTATGATGAGGGTCTGGTCTCCTTCTTTGATGTTGAGGCCAGGTCTCATATCTACTCTTTCACTGGTCAgtctttctttgaaaaactctaTCCGTTCTTCAGCCCCTGCACAAATTATGATGGTAAAAACTCAGCACCGCTGATCATCATGCCTGTCAAACATAGTAACCGAGGTTCTTTTACCCTCATACATCCTCTTTGTTAG
- the LOC119262176 gene encoding uncharacterized protein LOC119262176, whose product MSCAENEDLSREVEELRNQLHELRVQLTFGLQRFSGSGEDIRFYTRFPGYDHLMAFWWLIEPSIHKMVRVSRAKAAAKKNEDVSHSRMSGRQVLQPVDEFFLFLVHLSVGLKERDLGHRFNIHPSTVSRIISTWTNFLYTLLGSVSIWLSPEHVKKNLPSEFQDYPDTQVILDCTELRCQTPSSPLLQSEMYSTYKSHCTMKGLVGIAPHDAVTFVSSLYAGSVSDKELFKQSGLAKLLTEEMAVMVDKGFLITDCVKCKVYCPPFLSKQSQMPAYQIQILTVNVILHIRAFNLDQAKLGVFSGVKYDTIRGCTKPGSIWVDDEATCKGLCRAMPSDMAHLTKT is encoded by the exons ATGTCCTGCGCTGAAAACGAAGATCTGTCCCGTGAAGTGGAGGAGCTGAGAAATCAGCTTCATGAGTTGCGTGTCCAGCTAACCTTTGGGTTGCAACGTTTCTCCGGCTCCGGCGAGGACATTCGATTTTACACCAG ATTCCCAGGCTATGACCACTTAATGGCATTTTGGTGGCTGATTGAGCCATCCATCCACAAAATGGTTCGGGTCTCAAGAGCAAAGGCTGCAGCTAAGAAGAATGAAGATGTGTCTCATTCACGAATGTCAGGG AGGCAGGTGCTGCAGCCAGTTGAtgaatttttccttttccttgtGCACTTGTCTGTTGGACTCAAGGAGAGAGACTTGGGACACCGTTTTaacatccatccttccacagtgAGCCGAATTATTTCAACCTGGACAAACTTTCTCTACACACTTCTTGGATCTGTGAGCATTTGGCTGTCACCAGAGCATGTGAAAAAAAACCTTCCTTCAGAATTCCAAGACTATCCTGATACTCAGGTTATCTTGGACTGCACTGAGCTCAGGTGTCAgacaccatcatcaccactccTACAAAGTGAGATGTACTCCACATACAAGTCTCACTGCACCATGAAGGGCCTAGTTGGCATAGCACCACACGATGCAGTGACATTTGTCTCCTCACTTTACGCTGGGTCAGTCAGTGACAAAGAGTTATTCAAACAGTCAGGATTGGCCAAGTTGCTCACAGAAGAAATGGCAGTGATGGTTGACAAGGGCTTCCTAATTACTGATTGTGTTAAGTGCAAAGTCTACTGCCCACCATTTTTGTCAAAGCAAAGTCAGATGCCTGCATACCAG ATACAGATACTTACAGTCAATGTAATTCTTCACATTAGGGCATTTAATCTCGACCAAGCCAAACTGGGGGTATTCAGTGGGGTCAAATACGACACCATCAGGGGATGCACCAAGCCAGGGAGCATCTGGGTGGATGATGAGGCCACATG CAAGGGACTCTGCAGAGCTATGCCCTCTGACATGGCACACCTCACGAAAACGTGA